A window of Chaetodon auriga isolate fChaAug3 chromosome 2, fChaAug3.hap1, whole genome shotgun sequence contains these coding sequences:
- the gxylt2 gene encoding glucoside xylosyltransferase 2 — protein sequence MDGEKALLRSPSSSAEKCERGAVTKCQLGPLSVTRRHERSPVCLFQPQQVALIMRIHGKVVVIAVCFGVFLLLYFLGGNAADDPLLKEVVQEEEEEDGNSSPSPSELGRDVAAKFAKKASGGGGARAEELLKRRQEERASNRGARETAKSKPRGRVARPVTKRRRAEEVMHLAVVACGNRLDETLTMVKSALLFSLKRITFHIFAEDPLAPQFEERLKQWPPSISAKFQYSIYPITFSVGNADEWKKLFKPCAAQRLFLPVILKDVDSLLYVDTDVLFLRPMDDIWSLLKSFNSTQLAAMAPEHEVPKIGWYSRFARHPFYGVTGVNSGVMLMNLTRIRSTMFRNSMIPSGLSWEDLLHPLYQKYKNHITWGDQDLLNIIFHYNPESLFIFPCQWNYRPDHCMYGSNCKGAEEEGVSILHGNRGVYHDDKQPAFKVVYDAIRDFPFEDNMFQSLFYPIQTKFLDTVNTLCGRIPQVFLKQIEKTMRKVFEEKVVRHVRPHK from the exons ATGGACGGTGAGAAAGCTCTCCTCCGCTCTCCATCATCATCTGCAGAAAAATGCGAGCGGGGAGCGGTAACAAAATGTCAACTCGGGCCGCTCTCCGTCACCCGCAGACATGAGCGGAGCCCCGTGTGCCTCTTCCAGCCGCAACAAGTCGCTCTCATCATGCGGATCCACGGCAAAGTAGTTGTGATCGCCGTGTGCTTCGGAGTTTTCctacttttgtactttttggGGGGCAACGCCGCCGACGATCCGCTGTTGAAAGAAGTtgttcaggaggaggaggaggaggacggcaACTCTTCCCCGTCGCCCTCGGAGCTCGGACGCGATGTTGCAGCAAAGTTTGCGAAGAAAGCCTCCGGTGGAGGCGGCGCGCGTGCGGAGGAGCTCCTCAAGAGACGGCAAGAGGAGAGGGCGAGCAACAGAGGGGCCAGAGAGACCGCAAAGAG TAAACCCCGGGGTCGTGTGGCCCGACCTGTGACCAAGCGCAGACGGGCGGAGGAGGTCATGCACCTGGCTGTGGTGGCTTGTGGGAATCGTCTGGACGAGACCCTCACCATGGTCAAATCAGCCCTCCTGTTCAGCCTCAAGAGGATCACGTTTCACATTTTTGCCGAGGACCCTTTGGCCCCACAGTTTGAAGAACGG CTGAAGCAGTGGCCTCCCTCCATCTCAGCCAAGTTCCAGTACAGCATCTACCCCATCACCTTCTCTGTGGGGAATGCTGACGAGTGGAAGAAGCTCTTCAAGCCCTGTGCTGCTCAGAGACTCTTCCTCCCT GTTATCCTAAAAGACGTGGATTCGTTACTCTACGTAGACACGGATGTGCTGTTCCTGCGGCCCATGGATGATATCTGGAGTCTCCTCAAGTCCTTCAACAGCACCCAGCTGGCAGCAATGGCCCCAGAGCACGAGGTCCCGAAGATTGGCTGGTACAGCCGCTTTGCACGCCACCCTTTCTATGGAGTCACAGGGGTCAACTCTGGTGTCATGCTGATGAATCTCACAAGGATCCGCAGCACAATGTTCAGA AACAGTATGATCCCCAGTGGCCTGTCATGGGAGGACCTTTTACATCCACTCTATCAGAAGTACAAGAACCACATCACCTGGGGAGACCAGGACCTCCTCAATATTATCTTCCACTACAACCCAG AGTCTCTGTTCATCTTTCCCTGCCAGTGGAACTACAGGCCAGATCACTGTATGTATGGGAGTAACTGTAAAGGGGCTGAAGAGGAGGGCGTCTCCATCCTCCATGGCAACCGTGGAGTGTATCACGATGACAAGCAGCCGGCGTTTAAGGTCGTCTATGATGCAATACGGGAT TTTCCCTTTGAGGACAACATGTTCCAGTCGCTGTTCTACCCCATCCAGACCAAGTTCCTGGACACGGTCAACACGCTGTGTGGTCGCATTCCTCAAGTCTTCCTGAAGCAGATAGAAAAGACCATGAGGAAGGTGTTTGAGGAGAAAGTGGTCCGACACGTCAGACCGCACAAATAA